Proteins encoded within one genomic window of Candidatus Nezhaarchaeota archaeon:
- a CDS encoding RecB-family nuclease, whose protein sequence is MNEVIPVLHNVFSVEVVKQFAKICYGLGFKTVVISKPSGAAAQAGVPEAQKLALKKGKVLVVLSGIEDVIEVFKPLSVIFITPKKYAKSRFEVEQVISDLEKGHITIIFGGSEPGISAKEMELGVPMHIDVEDDLGPLGFASITLHIISSASKSRR, encoded by the coding sequence ATGAATGAAGTGATACCAGTATTACACAACGTATTTAGCGTCGAGGTGGTAAAGCAGTTCGCTAAGATATGCTATGGACTGGGCTTTAAGACGGTCGTTATAAGCAAGCCTAGTGGTGCAGCAGCCCAGGCAGGAGTTCCCGAGGCTCAAAAACTTGCCCTTAAGAAGGGCAAGGTCCTCGTGGTACTTAGTGGGATAGAAGATGTTATTGAAGTCTTTAAACCTCTTTCGGTGATCTTCATCACCCCCAAGAAATATGCTAAAAGTAGGTTCGAGGTCGAACAAGTAATCTCAGACCTCGAAAAGGGTCACATAACGATAATTTTTGGTGGTAGCGAACCAGGAATCTCGGCCAAGGAGATGGAGCTTGGAGTGCCAATGCACATAGACGTCGAGGACGATTTAGGACCCTTAGGTTTTGCATCCATAACATTACATATTATCTCAAGCGCCTCTAAGTCTAGGAGGTGA
- a CDS encoding DUF488 domain-containing protein: MYDVGYGAFKCIEDFLSFLKAKNIQVVVDVRAFPRSRIKGFSCDELKRELEKNGLEYVWLGDKLGGFRRGGYERYTKEEGFKRGLEILSIIARDKKVCLMCLERDRRFCHRRFIVEELRSVGFEVKDLVRGD; this comes from the coding sequence GTGTATGACGTTGGATATGGAGCCTTTAAGTGCATCGAAGATTTCTTGAGTTTTTTAAAGGCTAAGAACATTCAAGTGGTTGTTGATGTGAGGGCCTTTCCTAGATCTAGGATCAAAGGTTTTAGTTGTGATGAGTTAAAAAGAGAGCTTGAGAAGAATGGTTTAGAATATGTATGGCTTGGAGATAAACTTGGGGGATTTAGGAGGGGAGGTTATGAGAGATACACGAAGGAGGAGGGATTTAAGAGGGGATTAGAAATCCTTTCGATAATTGCACGTGATAAGAAGGTATGTTTGATGTGTCTTGAGAGGGACAGGAGGTTTTGCCATAGGAGGTTCATTGTAGAAGAGTTGAGGAGTGTGGGGTTTGAGGTTAAAGATCTGGTGAGGGGCGATTAA
- a CDS encoding 30S ribosomal protein S8e, translated as MPQYHGRDLRKPTGGKIRPHRKKRKYEMGGDPIETLPAEQESRIKKRVRGGNIKISLRYATYANVLDPETNKVYKLKILRVKENPASVDYSRRGVITKGAVIETEKGLAKVTSRPGQDGVINAVLLK; from the coding sequence ATGCCTCAATACCATGGCAGAGACCTAAGAAAACCAACAGGAGGTAAGATAAGACCTCATAGGAAGAAGAGGAAGTACGAGATGGGAGGGGATCCCATTGAGACCTTGCCTGCAGAGCAGGAAAGTAGAATTAAGAAGAGAGTGAGAGGGGGGAACATAAAGATAAGCCTTAGGTATGCCACATACGCCAACGTTCTAGACCCTGAGACCAATAAGGTCTACAAGCTTAAGATACTAAGGGTTAAGGAAAACCCTGCAAGTGTTGACTATTCTCGTCGAGGTGTGATAACTAAGGGAGCAGTTATTGAAACGGAGAAGGGACTTGCAAAGGTTACTTCGAGACCTGGCCAAGATGGTGTTATAAATGCTGTGTTACTTAAGTAA
- a CDS encoding DNA cytosine methyltransferase, whose amino-acid sequence MYKVLDLFCGAGGFSLGFVMEGFKVLLGIDVDRTVAETYNENLKVDVLCEDIRDIHSIDVKEIIGNDVDVVIASPPCEPFTGANPRREVNVLDRLYGDEVGRLFLHAIRIIGDLKPRLFIIENVPSILEGTLKEAIEHELRAVGYNKIYFNVLYAENHGTPSHRKRVFISNYKFRLKPMRKVIVVEEALAGLPNPEEVCDIPNHVIKPLPPRKLKKIARLKWGEELVLYKGAGRKVLPNWIRLHPYKLAPTVLGSSRFIHPYENRLLTVREQARLMGFPDNFVFKGGFDAQYNMIGEAVPPPLSRAIAREALKLLRSS is encoded by the coding sequence ATGTACAAAGTCTTAGACTTGTTCTGTGGAGCTGGTGGTTTCTCTCTCGGCTTCGTCATGGAGGGATTTAAGGTGCTGCTGGGAATTGATGTGGACCGGACAGTGGCGGAGACTTACAACGAGAATCTTAAGGTAGATGTTTTATGCGAAGATATAAGAGATATTCATTCTATCGACGTAAAAGAGATAATAGGTAATGACGTCGATGTCGTGATAGCAAGCCCTCCATGTGAGCCATTTACAGGAGCTAATCCTCGAAGGGAAGTCAATGTGCTTGATAGACTCTATGGTGATGAGGTAGGAAGGCTTTTCCTTCACGCTATAAGAATCATAGGCGATCTAAAACCAAGACTATTCATAATTGAGAACGTTCCTTCAATACTTGAAGGAACATTGAAGGAAGCGATTGAACACGAGCTTAGAGCTGTGGGATATAACAAGATCTACTTCAACGTACTTTATGCTGAGAATCATGGAACCCCATCCCATAGGAAGAGGGTCTTCATATCGAATTATAAGTTCAGGCTCAAGCCAATGCGAAAGGTTATCGTTGTTGAAGAAGCTTTAGCAGGTCTTCCAAACCCAGAAGAAGTATGTGATATACCTAATCATGTGATAAAGCCCTTGCCTCCAAGGAAGCTTAAGAAGATAGCTAGACTGAAGTGGGGTGAAGAGTTGGTGCTGTATAAGGGTGCTGGAAGAAAAGTTCTACCAAATTGGATTAGGCTTCATCCATACAAATTAGCTCCAACGGTCCTTGGAAGCTCTAGGTTCATACACCCCTATGAGAATAGGCTTCTAACTGTGAGGGAGCAAGCAAGGTTGATGGGCTTCCCAGACAACTTCGTTTTTAAGGGAGGGTTTGATGCTCAATATAACATGATCGGAGAGGCTGTTCCTCCACCTCTTTCAAGAGCTATAGCTAGAGAAGCGCTTAAGTTATTAAGGAGTTCCTGA
- a CDS encoding signal recognition particle subunit SRP19/SEC65 family protein produces MIYPCYLDSNKSESRGRKIPKRYAVPSPKIEEIFKAAQRLNLDPIIEEKPHPSWWWEETSRISVKKVTSKRRILIMIAQKIMEERRVKVEEK; encoded by the coding sequence TTGATCTACCCTTGCTACTTAGATAGCAATAAAAGTGAATCTCGAGGAAGAAAGATTCCTAAAAGGTATGCAGTACCATCACCAAAAATTGAGGAGATCTTTAAAGCAGCTCAACGTTTAAATTTAGACCCTATAATCGAGGAAAAGCCACATCCTTCTTGGTGGTGGGAAGAAACCTCAAGAATATCCGTTAAGAAAGTAACCTCAAAAAGAAGGATTCTCATAATGATAGCCCAGAAGATTATGGAAGAGAGAAGGGTCAAAGTCGAAGAGAAATAG
- a CDS encoding Xaa-Pro peptidase family protein, with the protein MKSIDVPSHVIKLRVKSIKKAMAEVGARGLLISQPENVQYVTGFNVVGNPPKNSWALILEDEEEAYLLVPALEYYEAIEEVKHAEVVMLDRSKKLMEAIADFLLEMKVHDPIYMDDLKDHDLISSIKRKLGVKDVRSMYESIEKLRAKKDEYEILCIKEAISRVKKGLDKAQDVLREGITEVSLVAEIEKVLWEEGIDGIAFDPIVASGPRSSFPHAKPTTRHIKRGDSVVIDLGVRIQGYCSDITRTFIVERNPEVEEVLDYIINVQEIIASHIKSGVRTSEINAEAVSLLRERKLDEYYLHGLGHGIGLSVHEKPTISSLSEDVLEVGNVVTLEPAVYFRGRFGVRHEDVFLVSDGGCLRLS; encoded by the coding sequence ATGAAGAGTATTGACGTTCCAAGTCACGTTATCAAGTTAAGGGTTAAGAGTATTAAGAAGGCCATGGCCGAAGTTGGTGCTAGAGGACTTTTAATCTCTCAGCCAGAGAATGTACAGTACGTTACAGGGTTTAATGTTGTTGGAAATCCTCCTAAAAATTCTTGGGCTCTTATCCTTGAAGACGAGGAGGAAGCGTACCTCTTAGTACCCGCTCTGGAGTACTATGAGGCTATCGAGGAGGTTAAGCACGCAGAAGTTGTCATGTTGGATAGAAGTAAGAAGTTGATGGAGGCGATCGCCGATTTCTTATTAGAGATGAAGGTACATGATCCCATTTACATGGACGACTTAAAGGATCACGACCTAATAAGCTCAATTAAGAGGAAGCTTGGAGTTAAAGATGTAAGGTCCATGTATGAGAGCATTGAGAAACTGAGAGCAAAGAAGGATGAATACGAGATATTGTGCATTAAGGAAGCTATAAGTAGAGTGAAGAAGGGTCTAGATAAGGCACAAGACGTTCTACGTGAAGGTATTACAGAGGTAAGTCTCGTAGCTGAAATAGAAAAGGTGTTGTGGGAAGAGGGGATAGATGGCATCGCCTTTGACCCCATAGTTGCTTCTGGACCTAGGTCGTCATTCCCTCATGCCAAACCAACAACTAGACACATAAAGAGGGGGGATAGTGTCGTGATAGACTTAGGAGTAAGAATTCAAGGATATTGTTCAGATATCACAAGGACGTTCATCGTGGAAAGAAATCCTGAAGTAGAGGAGGTCTTAGACTACATAATCAACGTGCAAGAGATTATTGCTTCACATATAAAAAGCGGTGTAAGAACTTCAGAGATTAATGCAGAAGCCGTATCCCTATTAAGAGAACGCAAATTAGACGAATACTACTTGCATGGGCTTGGTCACGGTATTGGTCTTTCAGTTCACGAGAAGCCTACGATATCTTCTTTAAGCGAGGACGTACTAGAAGTGGGCAATGTAGTAACCTTAGAGCCCGCTGTGTATTTTAGAGGGAGGTTTGGCGTAAGACATGAAGACGTCTTCCTAGTTAGTGATGGTGGTTGTCTCAGGTTATCGTAG
- a CDS encoding H/ACA ribonucleoprotein complex subunit GAR1 encodes MRGTITLLGSVLHRSKSNKLVVKSSSKAIPKIGEPVYDNKSRIIGSVYDIIGPVSSPYILIKPLSEIGLDDLKQVKKVYVISSSSKGIGR; translated from the coding sequence ATGAGGGGCACAATAACTCTATTAGGATCCGTACTTCATAGGTCAAAGAGCAACAAGCTTGTGGTTAAGAGTTCTTCTAAGGCCATCCCTAAGATAGGCGAACCAGTCTACGACAACAAGAGCAGGATTATAGGTTCAGTGTATGACATTATAGGACCAGTATCATCACCTTACATATTAATTAAACCGCTAAGCGAAATAGGCCTCGATGACTTAAAACAAGTTAAAAAAGTTTATGTGATATCATCCTCCTCTAAAGGTATTGGGAGATGA
- a CDS encoding aspartate kinase: MKLVMKFGGICTSSGDNILKIVEIVRNHLKQKDKMVLVISAMAGVTDALINLINDALSGNLSRVEEVISSIKDRHMQACVRAVKDEKLRRDITQDIESLLYELHFMLKVVSYLKEASMRTRDRILAFGEKMATKIVTGALMSEGIRAEYLTGGQAGIITDENFGQANPIMMLCEERLKKNLVPLLEDGIVPVVTGFIGQTVKGVETTLGRGGSDYSATIIGAALDFDEVWVWKDVEGIMTADPKIVPSARPIPKMSYEEAIELAYFGAKVLHPLALKPLIEKRIPLRVKSFFNPESPGTIVHCDVSNDRIVKAITMIPRVAIITISGAELYETPLIISKVFKSLYEKGANAIMVSQSSSQTNISIVVSEERLDSILEGLKETLPRNCDISWESDVCVIAVVGSGMRGRPGVAAKVFSAVAKEGVNVRMIAQGASELNISLVVKREDAIKAVRALHEAFVG; this comes from the coding sequence ATGAAGCTTGTGATGAAGTTTGGAGGCATATGCACGTCTTCAGGAGATAACATCTTAAAGATAGTAGAAATAGTGCGAAATCACCTAAAACAGAAGGACAAGATGGTACTGGTCATATCCGCTATGGCTGGAGTTACTGACGCTCTCATCAACCTCATAAACGATGCTTTATCAGGAAACCTTAGCAGGGTGGAGGAAGTAATATCGAGTATCAAGGATAGGCATATGCAAGCGTGTGTAAGGGCCGTTAAAGATGAAAAACTAAGAAGAGACATTACACAAGACATTGAAAGTCTACTTTATGAACTTCACTTCATGCTAAAGGTGGTTTCTTACCTCAAAGAAGCCTCGATGAGAACTCGGGATAGAATTTTAGCATTTGGTGAAAAGATGGCGACTAAGATCGTGACTGGAGCATTGATGTCTGAGGGTATTAGAGCAGAGTACCTTACAGGTGGACAGGCGGGCATAATAACTGATGAAAACTTTGGTCAAGCAAATCCGATAATGATGTTGTGTGAAGAGAGATTGAAAAAGAATCTCGTACCTCTCTTAGAGGATGGCATCGTTCCTGTTGTTACTGGTTTCATAGGACAAACGGTAAAGGGCGTAGAGACCACTTTAGGTAGAGGTGGGTCTGATTACTCAGCTACAATCATAGGGGCTGCTCTGGATTTCGACGAAGTGTGGGTTTGGAAAGACGTAGAGGGAATCATGACGGCTGATCCAAAAATAGTTCCTAGTGCGAGACCTATACCTAAGATGTCTTACGAAGAAGCCATTGAACTTGCATACTTTGGAGCAAAGGTCTTGCACCCGCTTGCTTTGAAACCTCTCATTGAAAAACGCATACCACTGAGGGTAAAGAGTTTCTTCAATCCAGAAAGTCCAGGCACCATAGTTCACTGCGATGTATCTAACGATAGGATAGTCAAGGCTATAACCATGATACCAAGAGTTGCTATAATAACAATCAGCGGAGCGGAGCTCTACGAAACTCCACTTATAATCTCTAAGGTTTTCAAGAGCTTGTATGAAAAGGGGGCCAATGCGATAATGGTCTCTCAAAGCTCATCACAAACCAACATATCAATAGTAGTATCAGAGGAGAGACTGGATTCGATATTAGAAGGACTTAAAGAGACTTTACCTAGAAATTGTGATATTAGCTGGGAAAGCGATGTATGCGTAATAGCAGTAGTGGGATCGGGTATGAGGGGGCGACCAGGAGTTGCAGCCAAGGTGTTTAGTGCTGTAGCAAAAGAGGGAGTTAATGTTAGGATGATAGCACAAGGGGCTTCAGAGCTCAACATCTCTCTTGTAGTAAAGCGAGAGGACGCCATTAAAGCCGTTAGAGCATTACATGAAGCCTTCGTGGGGTGA
- a CDS encoding MazG nucleotide pyrophosphohydrolase domain-containing protein, whose amino-acid sequence MHIREFQNHIKEMYWHKDSRRSPEANFMYLVEEIGELGSAIVKGDRKLIEEELADALAWLVSVANALSVDIEEVALKRYGKNCPKCRENPCQCSMK is encoded by the coding sequence ATGCATATAAGGGAATTCCAAAATCATATAAAGGAGATGTACTGGCATAAAGATTCACGTCGCTCTCCCGAAGCTAACTTCATGTATCTCGTAGAGGAGATAGGCGAGCTTGGCAGTGCAATAGTTAAGGGCGATAGAAAGTTGATAGAAGAGGAGTTGGCTGATGCTCTTGCCTGGTTAGTATCAGTCGCGAATGCGCTTTCAGTGGACATAGAAGAAGTAGCATTAAAGCGGTACGGAAAGAATTGCCCAAAGTGTAGAGAGAATCCCTGTCAATGCTCAATGAAATAG
- the asd gene encoding aspartate-semialdehyde dehydrogenase: MDKLKVALLGATGLVGQRFIKLLADHPFFEVVALTASSKSSGKKYCEATKWVLGADFPEVVKDLRILETSPDALRSCGYNVDVVFSALPSNVARELEPMFAREGFKVISNASAMRLFDDVPLIVPEINPDHIDLIHVQKSKRGWKGFIVTNPNCSTIILTLTLKPIMDCGGIESVHVTTMQAVSGAGFSGVTSMAIIDNVIPFIANEEEKIQTESLKILGVLTEGSVKYADILISASCNRVCVLDGHLENVFVKLKKQTDLEMIKDALRNFRGLPQELKLPLAPPSPIIVREEEDRPQPRLDREEYKGMSVVVGRLRYGKDGWLKYVVLGNNIVRGAAGNSILIGELMAKRGLL; the protein is encoded by the coding sequence ATGGACAAGCTTAAGGTGGCATTATTGGGTGCGACGGGTCTTGTGGGACAGAGGTTCATTAAGTTGCTAGCTGATCATCCATTTTTTGAAGTCGTGGCGCTAACGGCTTCAAGCAAAAGTAGCGGTAAGAAGTATTGTGAGGCTACTAAGTGGGTATTAGGTGCAGACTTTCCTGAAGTCGTTAAAGATTTGAGGATCCTCGAAACAAGCCCTGACGCATTAAGAAGTTGTGGCTATAATGTAGATGTAGTGTTCTCAGCTTTGCCATCAAACGTAGCGAGAGAACTAGAGCCCATGTTCGCTAGAGAGGGATTCAAAGTCATTAGCAATGCTAGTGCAATGAGGTTATTCGACGATGTCCCCCTAATAGTGCCTGAAATAAATCCGGACCACATCGATTTAATTCATGTTCAAAAGAGTAAGAGGGGCTGGAAGGGTTTCATAGTGACCAACCCCAATTGCAGTACCATAATCTTAACGTTAACCCTAAAGCCCATAATGGATTGCGGGGGTATCGAGTCGGTTCACGTAACCACCATGCAAGCAGTTTCAGGGGCCGGTTTTTCAGGTGTTACATCCATGGCCATAATAGACAACGTGATACCCTTCATAGCTAATGAAGAAGAGAAGATACAGACGGAAAGCTTGAAGATACTTGGGGTGTTGACCGAGGGCTCAGTGAAATACGCAGACATATTAATATCGGCATCGTGCAATAGGGTTTGTGTTCTTGATGGGCATCTCGAAAACGTATTCGTCAAGTTAAAGAAGCAAACCGACTTAGAAATGATTAAGGATGCTCTAAGAAACTTTAGAGGGCTTCCACAAGAGCTTAAGCTACCATTGGCTCCGCCCTCACCAATAATAGTGAGGGAGGAAGAGGATAGACCTCAGCCGAGACTTGATAGAGAGGAATATAAGGGGATGAGCGTAGTTGTTGGAAGGTTAAGGTACGGTAAGGATGGATGGTTGAAGTACGTAGTCCTTGGCAACAACATCGTGAGGGGGGCTGCGGGTAACTCAATACTCATAGGTGAGCTAATGGCTAAGAGGGGGCTTTTGTAA
- the hypE gene encoding hydrogenase expression/formation protein HypE produces MSREVLLAHGAGGTIMVELIKNVIINNISRRRVFDGIGLDAMDDGATIPLGDYEVVLTMDGHTVDPIFFPGGDIGRLAAAGTINDLAVMGARPLAIMDSIIVEEGFSLDDLEKIIKSMNETVGEVGAAVIHGDFKVMPRGKVDKIVISTAGVGLAERGKILKDSNLRPGDKVIVSGFIGDHGIALASVKEGIEFETTIKSDVAPIWDVVEAALKVGGVHAAKDPTRGGLSMALNEMASKSGLSIWIREEDIPIREEVKAASEMLGLNPLEVTCEGVAVLVVDSSLAEEVLEAVRKTKHGAHASIIGEVKKEPARKVLLETVVGGRKLLEPPLGEPTPRVC; encoded by the coding sequence GTGAGCAGAGAAGTTCTGCTAGCACATGGTGCAGGCGGAACCATAATGGTCGAGCTCATCAAAAACGTCATCATAAATAACATAAGTCGAAGGAGGGTGTTTGATGGAATTGGCCTGGATGCTATGGATGATGGAGCTACGATACCTCTTGGAGATTATGAGGTGGTTTTGACAATGGATGGTCATACTGTTGACCCTATATTCTTTCCTGGAGGAGATATTGGAAGGCTTGCGGCGGCTGGTACCATAAACGATTTGGCGGTCATGGGCGCGAGACCTTTAGCAATAATGGACTCCATAATAGTTGAAGAGGGATTTTCCCTCGATGATTTAGAGAAAATCATAAAGTCGATGAATGAAACTGTTGGGGAAGTTGGAGCTGCAGTGATACATGGAGACTTTAAAGTTATGCCTAGAGGTAAGGTGGACAAGATAGTTATAAGTACTGCTGGTGTTGGTTTAGCTGAAAGAGGAAAGATCTTGAAAGACTCCAACTTAAGACCTGGAGATAAAGTGATAGTATCAGGCTTCATTGGAGATCATGGGATAGCTTTGGCATCAGTTAAAGAGGGTATAGAGTTTGAGACAACCATAAAGTCAGACGTGGCCCCGATATGGGATGTGGTTGAGGCTGCCTTAAAAGTTGGGGGAGTTCACGCTGCCAAGGATCCTACGAGAGGAGGATTATCGATGGCTCTAAACGAAATGGCATCTAAGTCAGGTCTTTCAATATGGATTAGAGAGGAGGATATACCAATAAGAGAGGAAGTTAAGGCGGCATCCGAGATGTTGGGACTAAACCCTCTTGAAGTTACATGTGAGGGAGTTGCAGTGCTTGTTGTTGATAGCTCTCTTGCAGAAGAAGTCTTGGAAGCTGTAAGAAAAACTAAGCATGGTGCCCATGCCTCTATTATAGGGGAGGTTAAGAAAGAACCTGCACGCAAGGTCCTGCTTGAAACTGTTGTAGGTGGTAGGAAGCTACTAGAGCCACCTCTTGGAGAGCCAACACCAAGAGTGTGTTAG
- a CDS encoding serine--tRNA ligase (catalyzes a two-step reaction, first charging a serine molecule by linking its carboxyl group to the alpha-phosphate of ATP, followed by transfer of the aminoacyl-adenylate to its tRNA) yields MRFRLKGYIVLSKQLDPEGVKKLSEMMSEANRTLLVKGVPRGKEQEAARVISWAIDSERIHLELESGRYVRAHDALFRLKNYLGSVLGREFRIGVRRLGVLTYEIEVPYFRGDVNEIQKLLGDMGVIEHVGERLVVKFRELSEEDLEARLVDRLVRRILEGTVEVPPEMEAKLVPFGYVLEQSKPKDVKVRVDVASEAERLGWIKRFPGRGQWIFTAPMVGLLKVMRDLIIERVCKPLGFEEWMFPRLIPMSVLAKLSSYVEHLPEGMFYVCVPPRDPSAFDEYKREYALKRVLRRDLLKEILGEPEYVLDAVQCPPFYQFFSGETVRLEDLPIKVYECMGGWTWRNEAGGVEGLARTNEFWRMEMVYLGSPDDVVKIRDDVVSRVVELIDRVLELEWRIVVGAPFYLSSEEASKRRIDISSREKIPTIDVECYLPYRGEREKAEWLEITAASVHYTHYISAFKIKEVKNREIWTGCVGHGLTRWATAFLAQHGFNIKDWPSEVRELYEKHGPYKVVRTLEWPPSK; encoded by the coding sequence GTGAGGTTTCGCTTAAAAGGTTACATAGTTTTAAGCAAACAACTTGATCCCGAGGGAGTCAAGAAGCTTTCGGAGATGATGAGTGAAGCTAATAGAACATTGTTAGTTAAAGGTGTGCCAAGGGGTAAGGAGCAAGAAGCTGCACGAGTAATTTCCTGGGCAATAGACAGTGAAAGAATACATCTCGAGTTAGAGTCGGGAAGGTACGTTAGAGCTCATGATGCATTATTCAGGTTGAAGAATTATCTGGGTTCAGTGCTCGGAAGAGAGTTCAGAATTGGTGTGAGGAGGCTTGGCGTATTAACTTACGAAATCGAGGTGCCCTATTTTAGAGGTGATGTAAACGAAATTCAGAAGCTCCTAGGAGACATGGGCGTTATAGAACATGTAGGTGAGAGACTCGTCGTAAAGTTTAGAGAGCTAAGTGAGGAGGATCTTGAAGCAAGGCTCGTTGATAGATTGGTTAGGAGGATCTTAGAAGGTACGGTCGAGGTCCCTCCAGAAATGGAAGCGAAGCTAGTTCCTTTCGGCTATGTACTAGAGCAATCAAAGCCCAAGGACGTAAAAGTTAGAGTTGACGTAGCTAGTGAAGCTGAGAGACTGGGGTGGATCAAGAGGTTTCCAGGTAGAGGACAATGGATCTTTACAGCCCCCATGGTCGGTCTTCTAAAGGTCATGCGCGACCTAATAATAGAGCGTGTATGCAAACCTTTAGGCTTTGAGGAGTGGATGTTTCCAAGACTCATACCCATGAGCGTGTTAGCAAAGCTTTCAAGCTACGTTGAGCACCTTCCAGAGGGTATGTTTTATGTATGTGTACCACCAAGAGATCCATCAGCCTTTGACGAGTATAAGAGAGAATACGCTCTTAAACGAGTCTTGCGAAGAGACCTACTGAAAGAGATACTAGGTGAGCCGGAGTACGTCTTAGACGCTGTTCAATGCCCACCTTTTTATCAATTCTTCAGCGGAGAGACTGTAAGACTTGAAGACCTACCAATAAAGGTCTATGAGTGCATGGGTGGGTGGACGTGGAGGAATGAAGCTGGTGGTGTTGAGGGATTAGCTAGGACTAATGAGTTCTGGCGTATGGAGATGGTTTACTTGGGTTCTCCAGACGATGTAGTCAAGATAAGAGATGACGTAGTTTCGAGGGTCGTGGAGCTAATTGATAGAGTCCTAGAGCTTGAGTGGAGGATTGTAGTGGGAGCACCATTTTACCTCTCAAGTGAAGAAGCTAGCAAGAGGAGGATTGACATATCTTCAAGAGAGAAGATTCCCACCATAGACGTGGAATGTTACTTGCCCTATCGAGGAGAAAGGGAGAAAGCAGAGTGGCTAGAAATAACAGCAGCCAGCGTACACTACACCCACTACATCTCAGCGTTCAAGATAAAGGAGGTCAAGAATAGAGAAATATGGACTGGATGTGTCGGTCATGGATTAACAAGATGGGCCACAGCCTTTTTAGCTCAACACGGCTTTAATATCAAAGATTGGCCTAGCGAAGTGAGGGAGCTCTATGAAAAACATGGACCTTACAAAGTTGTCAGAACCTTGGAGTGGCCACCAAGCAAGTAA
- a CDS encoding metallophosphoesterase encodes MITLINHLVEESCRDINYGAEGLASEVTIGAISDVHSPKYLEDFKKVLSNSPDVDLILLAGDMIYKGQVREYENVLKTIRSRYGKCKVVACFGNEEYEDKVDDIIRNYNEISWLNDDCTTLSIKEFKISIVGTRGCLDRPTSWQRKNIPNIARIYEERLKKIDDMLASPKLRESDFVILLSHYSTTFKTLIGEPQWAWPELGSSRLEEIIRRRRPHVVIHGHAHNSKVYLATIERTQVYNVSFPATRKLTIIRIQKACKTSVRSGGQLQLTSFMSGKP; translated from the coding sequence TTGATAACATTAATTAACCATCTCGTTGAGGAGAGTTGTAGAGATATCAATTACGGTGCTGAGGGATTGGCCAGCGAAGTTACGATAGGAGCAATATCTGATGTGCATTCACCTAAGTATCTCGAAGACTTCAAGAAAGTACTGAGCAATAGCCCTGATGTCGACTTGATACTTCTTGCTGGAGACATGATATATAAAGGTCAAGTTAGAGAATACGAGAACGTCTTGAAGACCATTAGGAGCAGGTACGGTAAGTGCAAAGTAGTAGCATGCTTCGGAAATGAGGAATACGAAGATAAAGTAGATGACATTATAAGGAACTACAACGAAATTTCATGGCTCAATGACGACTGCACGACATTAAGCATCAAGGAGTTTAAGATAAGCATAGTAGGTACTAGAGGGTGTTTGGACAGGCCAACATCATGGCAGAGGAAGAACATTCCCAACATAGCTCGCATATACGAGGAGAGACTTAAGAAAATCGATGACATGCTAGCTTCTCCTAAGTTAAGAGAAAGCGACTTTGTGATTCTACTCTCACATTACTCCACAACTTTTAAGACCCTCATTGGAGAGCCGCAATGGGCTTGGCCAGAATTGGGTTCTAGTAGGCTTGAAGAAATTATCAGGAGACGTAGACCTCACGTGGTAATTCATGGGCATGCTCATAACAGTAAGGTCTATTTAGCCACGATTGAAAGAACTCAGGTGTATAACGTCTCGTTTCCTGCTACAAGAAAGCTGACAATCATCAGGATACAGAAAGCTTGTAAAACAAGCGTAAGAAGTGGAGGTCAATTACAATTAACATCGTTCATGAGTGGTAAGCCTTAA